From Emcibacter nanhaiensis, a single genomic window includes:
- a CDS encoding hemerythrin domain-containing protein, whose product MTPNSKQKLFDAFREDHALLGRGLHSLRERLVARDWEGARHQAQQLNREAGAHIAFEEEDFYPALKAFLDEEEVEEMYRDHKEGLRLVADVMDAPDEDFQSDQRASDFVTRVDHMSDHVSECGELFGAMGGLDEEDTKKLLERLEYWRKVAPSWSGVAGQSQTPE is encoded by the coding sequence ATGACACCTAACAGCAAGCAGAAACTTTTTGACGCGTTCCGGGAAGACCATGCACTTCTCGGTCGGGGCCTGCATTCGCTTCGGGAAAGGCTTGTGGCGCGGGATTGGGAAGGCGCCCGCCATCAGGCTCAACAATTGAACCGCGAGGCCGGCGCCCACATCGCTTTTGAAGAGGAAGATTTCTATCCTGCCCTCAAAGCTTTTCTGGACGAGGAAGAGGTGGAGGAAATGTACAGGGATCATAAGGAGGGTTTGCGGCTCGTTGCCGATGTTATGGATGCGCCGGACGAGGATTTTCAATCGGACCAGAGGGCCTCTGATTTTGTCACTCGTGTTGATCATATGTCAGATCATGTTTCTGAATGCGGTGAACTGTTCGGCGCCATGGGGGGGCTGGATGAGGAGGATACCAAAAAACTTCTCGAGCGATTGGAATACTGGCGGAAGGTCGCCCCTTCCTGGTCTGGGGTTGCCGGGCAATCCCAGACACCTGAATAA
- a CDS encoding class II glutamine amidotransferase: MCRLYGFMATEPTKVECTLVHSQNALMAQSRSDLKGYSHSHGWGLAAYQNHIPETERQAWAAYHGEHFQRAATKVYAHTVIAHVRRATVGGAKLENTHPFCDGRWVFAHNGTVPNFDQVREKILLATAPEHRNQIKGETDSEHLFRYARTLIDREEKPEISRIVRKVVQDAESWALEIDPEARPGLNIILSNGEELAGSRLGRSLVFVVRSGLYDCEICGFPHIHHDPSKDYKAIIIASEPLTHEKWTEVPERSIWKAELEKPLLKITPLDP; the protein is encoded by the coding sequence ATGTGCAGATTATACGGGTTTATGGCGACAGAACCGACCAAGGTGGAATGCACCCTGGTCCATTCCCAGAATGCCCTGATGGCACAAAGTCGAAGCGACCTCAAAGGATACAGCCATAGCCACGGTTGGGGCCTGGCTGCCTACCAGAATCATATTCCCGAGACGGAACGACAGGCCTGGGCCGCCTATCACGGCGAACATTTCCAGCGGGCGGCGACAAAGGTTTATGCCCATACGGTCATCGCCCATGTCCGCCGGGCTACTGTCGGCGGGGCCAAACTGGAAAACACCCACCCCTTCTGTGACGGAAGGTGGGTTTTCGCCCACAATGGAACGGTGCCCAACTTCGACCAGGTCAGAGAAAAAATTCTCCTCGCCACGGCGCCGGAGCACCGGAATCAAATCAAGGGTGAAACCGACAGCGAACATCTTTTCCGCTATGCCCGTACCCTGATTGACAGAGAGGAAAAGCCGGAAATCTCCCGAATTGTCAGAAAGGTCGTCCAGGATGCGGAATCCTGGGCATTGGAGATTGACCCTGAGGCCCGACCCGGCTTAAATATTATATTGTCAAACGGTGAAGAACTGGCCGGATCCAGGCTTGGCAGATCACTTGTATTTGTCGTCCGGAGTGGTCTCTACGATTGTGAAATATGCGGATTTCCCCATATCCATCATGATCCTTCAAAAGACTACAAGGCCATTATCATTGCTTCGGAACCCCTGACCCATGAAAAATGGACGGAAGTCCCGGAAAGGTCCATATGGAAGGCAGAACTGGAAAAACCCCTGTTGAAAATTACGCCACTTGATCCATGA